Proteins encoded by one window of Bacillus rossius redtenbacheri isolate Brsri chromosome 3, Brsri_v3, whole genome shotgun sequence:
- the LOC134530311 gene encoding protein tiptop, which produces MPRRKQDCPKRMKWEGGEEGAAAEGDASADSPGEDAASSAASESSPPPPPLPVSPASSAPGLEAEPPASALHDPLLLREGSGSRCPSRDSRGSSLPRCPSRDSQCSERGLPKVALPAVSPVTALLPPHTAALAAYLGHHSRLLMTSPLPPLLQRLPGPVSPLVTSSSSPPLLPLAVPASPDRDAPGAALDFSTRPRAAPHPEHDAEAALNLSKPATPVLPPADAHLNSPLDLSLAGSRKRGLEASSPQPLSPQHHHQHHHLLTPPARKSSRASAPPTDFKPVVSPWTSPVVASHFPYFAAAVAAASSLSPKSNGSPVDTSLWNGKLKMPPMDAKSPAAPAPSAHFAGVPTPSDATKALEKMSELSKLGGEDLFRPANSGNRHSAWQSHWLNKGAEQAKDVLKCVWCKQSFPSLAAMTTHMKEAKHCGVSVPAPPPPPPPPPPQHQPPPPPTTAQSGGAQSGGGGKPTAADLNLLIKETMPLPRKLVRGQDVWLGKGAEQTRQILKCMWCGQSFRSLAEMTSHMQQTQHYTNIISQEQIISWKSADDNGKAGPGAAGGGGGSVPGAGGPAAGGGASSHVSAVLTCKVCDQAFSSLKELSNHMVKNSHYKEHIMRSITESGGRRRQTREKRKKSLPVRKLLELERAQHELKNGEGAMIVGGKISRDHHTSASTGRITCEKCGEKIETSIFVDHIRQCVGGGTLGGSQRNLLKNALLSSNIIPPDSPMDGRKSSSLCEEPVPPTTPRHHRSPNMATDLSAKDGPPTTPGSDTAPSSSSPSVLNAIEKLIEKSFDSRARHGAGGFGAGPAGTAPIGSSILKRLGIDESVDYTKPLVDPQTMNLLRSYHHHHHQQHHFRRERSGSESSSVSDRGLGRGEVLTPDRKPDPSPEQRHGTPRTTPDKGLMSPPKLEEPMDEDRIKKEPVTDDEREDPRKNTRREVIVKKEEVEEEEDDRASFHSGGGRPRRAEDVPLTPASAAGDEDADDGRGSRGSAGTASPRRHTPLADQQVVGAGSPCRTSTGSPAGSDRSSGADKKPSSLGALSSMFDSLSGGGGQGSSADGGAPGSSSGGRASSSHPLAALQKLCDKTERHGGGRSSAAAASGSSGGHASSSSSQAGGPAPGAILAFSWACNDAVVTADSIMKCAFCDTPFISKGAYRHHLSKMHFVKDGMIPDTMALKSQQQGGGGGSGASPKASNSVSGNGGGGSVGGSSSKSPQQQPPPQATNFEESPHSKFLKYTELAKQLSSKYV; this is translated from the coding sequence GGAGGGCTCGGGGTCCCGCTGCCCCTCCAGGGACTCGCGCGGCTCGTCGCTGCCGCGCTGCCCCTCCAGGGACTCGCAGTGCTCGGAGCGCGGCCTGCCCAAGGTCGCCCTGCCCGCCGTCAGCCCCGTCACCGCCCTCCTGCCGCCGCACACCGCCGCGCTCGCCGCCTACCTGGGCCACCACTCCCGCCTGCTCATGACGTCGCCGCTGCCGCCCCTGCTGCAGCGCCTGCCCGGCCCCGTGTCGCCGCTCGTCACCTCCTCGTCGTCGCCGCCGCTGCTGCCGCTCGCCGTGCCCGCCTCGCCCGACCGCGACGCGCCCGGCGCCGCGCTCGACTTCAGCACCAGGCCGCGCGCCGCCCCGCACCCCGAGCACGACGCCGAGGCCGCCCTCAACCTCAGCAAGCCGGCCACGCCCGTGCTGCCGCCGGCGGACGCGCACCTCAACAGCCCGCTCGACCTGTCGCTGGCGGGCAGCCGCAAGCGCGGGCTCGAGGCGTCGTCGCCGCAGCCGCTGAGCCCCCAGCACCATCACCAGCACCACCACCTGTTGACGCCGCCGGCCAGGAAGAGCTCCCGCGCGTCCGCGCCGCCCACCGACTTCAAGCCCGTCGTGTCGCCGTGGACGTCGCCCGTCGTCGCGTCGCACTTCCCCTACTTCGCGGCGGCCGTCGCCGCGGCCAGCAGCCTGTCGCCCAAGAGCAACGGCTCGCCCGTCGACACGTCGCTGTGGAACGGCAAGCTGAAGATGCCGCCGATGGACGCCAAGTCGCCCGCCGCGCCGGCGCCCTCCGCGCACTTCGCCGGCGTGCCGACGCCCAGCGACGCCACCAAGGCGCTGGAGAAGATGAGCGAGCTGAGCAAGCTGGGCGGCGAGGACCTGTTCCGGCCGGCCAACAGCGGCAACCGCCACAGCGCGTGGCAGTCGCACTGGCTGAACAAGGGCGCCGAGCAGGCCAAGGACGTGCTCAAGTGCGTGTGGTGCAAGCAGAGCTTCCCCAGCCTGGCGGCCATGACGACGCACATGAAGGAGGCCAAGCACTGCGGCGTGAGCGTGCCggccccgccgcccccgccgcccccgccgccgccgcagcaCCAGCCGCCGCCCCCGCCCACGACCGCGCAGTCCGGCGGCGCGCAGTCGGGGGGCGGCGGCAAGCCCACGGCCGCCGACCTGAACCTGCTGATCAAGGAGACGATGCCCCTGCCCAGGAAGCTGGTGCGCGGGCAGGACGTGTGGCTGGGCAAGGGCGCCGAGCAGACGCGCCAGATACTCAAGTGCATGTGGTGCGGCCAGAGCTTCCGCTCGCTGGCCGAGATGACGAGCCACATGCAGCAGACGCAGCACTACACCAACATCATCTCGCAGGAGCAGATCATCTCGTGGAAGTCGGCCGACGACAACGGCAAGGCGGGTCCCGGCGCGGCCGGCGGAGGCGGAGGATCCGTCCCCGGGGCCGGCGGGCCGGCGGCGGGGGGCGGCGCCAGCAGCCACGTGAGCGCCGTCCTCACGTGCAAGGTGTGCGATCAAGCCTTCAGCTCGCTCAAGGAGCTCAGCAACCACATGGTGAAGAACTCGCACTACAAGGAGCACATCATGAGGTCTATCACGGAGAGCGGCGGCCGGCGGAGGCAGACCCGCGAGAAAAGGAAAAAGTCGCTGCCCGTACGCAAGCTGCTCGAGCTGGAGCGAGCACAGCACGAGCTGAAAAACGGCGAAGGAGCCATGATCGTCGGCGGAAAGATCAGCAGGGATCACCACACGTCTGCGTCTACGGGCAGAATCACGTGCGAGAAGTGCGGCGAGAAGATAGAGACGTCGATCTTCGTTGATCACATCCGACAGTGCGTGGGTGGTGGGACCCTCGGCGGCAGTCAGAGGAACTTACTGAAGAACGCCCTCCTGTCCAGCAACATCATTCCCCCGGACTCCCCCATGGATGGCAGGAAGAGCAGCTCCCTCTGCGAAGAGCCCGTTCCGCCCACCACTCCTAGACATCACAGGTCGCCGAACATGGCCACCGACCTCTCCGCCAAAGACGGCCCACCGACGACTCCAGGCTCCGACACTGCGCCCTCTTCGTCATCCCCGTCCGTGCTGAACGCCATCGAAAAGCTGATCGAGAAGAGCTTCGACTCCCGGGCGAGGCACGGGGCTGGAGGTTTCGGCGCGGGTCCCGCCGGCACCGCCCCCATAGGCTCCAGTATCTTGAAACGCTTGGGCATCGACGAGAGTGTGGACTACACGAAACCGCTCGTCGACCCACAAACCATGAACCTTCTGAGGAGCtatcaccaccaccatcaccagcAGCACCACTTCAGGCGAGAGAGAAGTGGGAGCGAGTCCAGCTCGGTGTCCGACAGAGGTCTCGGGCGGGGAGAGGTGCTGACCCCGGACAGGAAGCCTGACCCTTCCCCCGAGCAGCGGCATGGCACCCCGCGGACCACGCCCGACAAGGGGCTCATGTCGCCACCCAAGCTGGAGGAGCCCATGGACGAGGACAGGATAAAGAAGGAGCCGGTGACGGACGACGAGAGGGAGGACCCGCGCAAGAACACGAGGCGGGAGGTGATCGTGAAgaaggaggaggtggaggaggaggaggacgacAGGGCGAGCTTCCACAGCGGCGGAGGGAGGCCCAGGAGGGCGGAGGACGTGCCCCTGACGCCGGCGAGCGCCGCGGGCGACGAGGACGCCGACGACGGTCGCGGGAGCCGCGGCAGCGCCGGCACGGCAAGTCCGCGGCGCCACACGCCGCTGGCAGACCAGCAGGTGGTGGGCGCGGGCAGTCCCTGTCGGACCAGCACGGGCAGCCCCGCGGGCAGCGACAGGTCCTCGGGCGCCGACAAGAAGCCGAGCAGCCTGGGCGCCCTGTCCTCGATGTTCGACAGCCTGTCGGGCGGGGGCGGCCAGGGCTCCTCGGCGGACGGCGGCGCACCGGGGTCGTCGTCGGGGGGCCGAGCGTCGAGCAGCCACCCGCTGGCGGCGCTGCAGAAGCTCTGCGACAAGACTGAGAGGCACGGCGGCGGCCggtcgtcggcggcggcggcgtcgggcTCGAGCGGCGGGCACGCCTCGTCGTCCTCGTCGCAGGCGGGCGGCCCCGCCCCGGGCGCAATCCTCGCCTTCAGCTGGGCGTGCAACGACGCCGTCGTCACCGCCGACTCCATTATGAAATGCGCTTTCTGTGATACGCCCTTCATCTCCAAGGGTGCGTACAGGCACCACCTGTCGAAGATGCACTTCGTGAAGGACGGCATGATCCCGGACACGATGGCCCTCAAGTCCCAGCAGCAGGGCGGGGGCGGGGGCAGCGGTGCGTCACCCAAGGCCTCCAACAGCGTGTCCGGGAACGGCGGGGGCGGCTCCGTGGGCGGTTCGAGTAGCAAGAGCCCCCAGCAACAACCGCCCCCGCAGGCGACAAACTTCGAAGAGAGTCCGCACTCCAAGTTTCTCAAGTATACTGAGCTGGCCAAACAGTTGTCCAGCAAATATGTATAG